The nucleotide sequence CGTGTACGGTATACGGCAGCGAAGATACCGGAAAGGCCTTGTTGATATACACGAGACGATATCGCAGCGAGGATGGAAGTGACGAATCCCGGCTAGACGTACACGGCCGAGCGCCTGATATTTTCACTCCTCGGCATTCCCGGAATCATTCTAGCAGCCATGTTCCATAAAAAGAATAGGAACGTGAAACGTAGTCGGGAACTTAAGATGTTATTTTATAACATGAAAACGTAAATGTTTTCGAATCGGGAACGCCTCCGGCTACTAAGTTTAGAAGCAGCAAAGTTCGTCCCTCCTCTGCCCTCCACTCTCCTGGTAGAGTAACACGTATCGCCATCGCGTATTGGCGTGCCCTCCACTCTCCGTGATTCAATCCACCACCCGCCGCGCAGTCCCCACCGCAGCATCTACGGCGCTGTACAGCATTGCGGTCGGGCCATTACCGCTCCTCCACACAACAGACAGAAACGGCAGCAATTGAATGGCACGGTGGCGTTCaattaaattcaaattaaactaAATATCCAAATTAAATTCAGATTACACTAAGCACAAAAGACGCGGCCGGCCCGGAGCTCGTCGTAGAAACCAAAGGCACGCAGGGACGGCGCGGGAAGGGAGAGCGGAAGGGCCGACGCTCGGCAGGCGGCAGGCGCCAGGCGCCAGGCACGCGGTGGGGGGAACCCGAAAAGAGAGAGGGCAGGGCTGGGTACCTTTCGTGCTGTTGCCTGGCTGTTGTTATTGGGTTCCCCGTTCTGCTGCTCTGCTCAGCCCTCTGCCCCTGGCCTGCCGGCCTCCCTGCTTCCCTCCCCGTGACTCGCCGCCGCGCCGAGGCGTCCAGGTTCGTTTCCGTTCCGTCTAGTTTCCATCCATGGCTAGATTAGCTTGTAGTACAGCGGTTGGTTTGGTTCTGCTGGGTGCGTGCTTCCATAGTTCCATGGCCCTGTTTTGAGCGGCACGCGCTGTCCGTCTCATCTCTCGCTTGCTTTTGCTCCTCAGGGATGGCGGACCGGAGCCTCTACGCCTGGTGGTGCTGCGCCTTGCCCTGCGCGCTGGCGCTTGTCGCGGCGGACGGCTTCCTCGTGGACATCACCTATGTGGGAAGCGCCGTGGCCAAAGGAGCAGGTGAGCGCAGCTAGCTTTGCTCTTCTTCACCGATTCATTCATTCCCGGCCGCACGTCAGTCCTGTCGCAGTGTGCGGTTAGTGTCCAGTGGGAATCGAAGGGTTCGATGCGTCTATGCCTGAAGGATGTTTTCGTTCCCAGTGTGTTTGGATGGTAGCGCGCCGGCGTATCACCTCGcccgcggctccggctccggtgAGAACAGCTGGCTGGTCCATTTCGAGGTTAGCTTCTTCCAACTTGCAAGGAGAATGGTCACAATCTGCTTCAAGTATTTTTATATGTTCAGTTCAACTCAGTGCAGTAGTGCACTCAATTGCTGCAGGGTGGAGGATGGTGCAACAATGTCACGACCTGCCTGCAACGGAAGCGCACGCGGCTGGGGTCGTCCAAGGAGATGGCGACGCAGATTGCCTTCTCCGGAATCCTCAGTGATACGCTGGATGACAACCCAGGTACTGAATTTCTGTGGTAGTTGGCCGATGGAGAATTTACTCTCTCTTGACTGCTATACTGCAGTATCATCTTCGTTTTATAGCAATTCAGAACACCTAGACCTGTAGCTTCACATTCTGAATGCCTGTGCAACCATCGAAACCAGACTTTCACAATTGGAACAAGGTCAAGGTTCGGTACTGCGATGGTTCATCTTTCACTGGCGATGTCGAAGAAGTTGATCCTGTGAGTCCATACTCCACAATTTCTCAATCTTCTGTTTTTTAAAgatcctgttttttttttctttcagatCATATGATGTTGCAAGAAAATCTACTACCATGACGCCCCACCTACCCTCTTTTGCCTTTTGTTTAGATAACAAAGCTACACTATAGAGGTTCGAGGATATGGCAAGCTGTCATGGAGGACCTGCTTGCCAAAGGGATGGACAAAGCTGAAAATGTGTGCATTCTTACACGCATAGATCCTGGCAACCATAATGGTTCGCAAGACTAACTAGATCGAGGCAGGCTCTAATTTCAGGCTGTTCTGCTGGCGGTTTAACCTCCATACTACACTGTGACAGATTTCATGACCTTCTGCCGCCGGCTGCGAGAGTTAAATGCCTTTCTGATGCTGGGTTCTTCATTAATGAGTAAGACAATAAATATCACTTCTACTAGTAGCCAGCCCACAGCAAAAAGAAAAAACACAGATGTGATTTTTGAGCCTTTAACATAAGTGCACATTATAATAAACAAAGTGCACTTACCTGGGgaacaaaacaaaatggctcatatAGCCTTTTCTGTACACTGAAATGCTTTTCTAACATATCTGATCCTTTTGCTGACAGGAAAGATGTGGCTGGAGTTGGGTACATTGCTGCTTTTTTCAACGATGTGGTTACAACACATGTACACACTTTTTACTTACCCGTACTAATAACTGATGAATATCATGTGGGGATAATTGCAACACATCCATTACAAGATGATAACGAGAGGATTCCTACACCTCAGTTCAGCTGATTAAATGAAACTTATTTCATTTTGCAGAAGTCCAGAACACATTGTTCACCTGTTATTCCATAACCTGATTACATTGTTTTCAAATGGCGTAGGGGTCAGCAAAGAATTTACCGCCTTCATGCACTTCAATGTTACCTCCAGGAATGGTAAGATATAAATTGCAAGCAGCATCACAATGCACCTGTAGCCAGGCAACACATTTCACGCACTCAAAAGTACATCTTGCTTTGGATGCAGTGCTTTTTCCCCCAGAACGAGGTGAAACAGATAAAGACACCTCTATTCATCCTCAACGCAGCATATGATTCATGGCAGGTTATCATTCGAGGATCTTCGTGACTGTAAATATAGGTGTCTTCCGTTATTGTTACCAATCTTTCTGTTGTTGTTGTCATATACACATTCTTGCTGCAGGTAAGGAACATTTTGGTGCCAGGAGTTGCTGACCCTCATGGTCAATGGCATAGCTGTAAGCATGACATAGGCCAGTGCTCTGCATCGCAGCTACGGGTATTGCAGGGTTGGTCCTATTGCGTCTGCATTTTCCAACAGGCCTGCTATGTCCATGCTTAACTAGTCATGTGGTTCAACATTCGGTGCAGGATTCAGGGGTGATTTTCTGAAGGAAGTGTCTGAACAAGGGAACTCCGACTCAAGAGGGTTGTTCATAAACTCATGCTTCGTGCACTGCCAGTCTGAGTCGCAGGAGCTATGGTTCTCATCTGACTCCCCCATGCTTGGAAACACAGTAATGCACCAAAAACCCTGAAGCTTACATTTCCATTGAATTAACTCGTGCTTTCAAAGCATGAGGACGTTTTGTGTTCAATCTAACGGAGTTTTTCTCACCTGTGCAGACAATAGCAAACGCTGTTGGCGACTGGTTCTTCGACCGCAGCTCGTTCCAGAAGATAGACTGCCCGTACCCTTGTGACTCAACCTGTCACAATCGGATCTACGAGGACTCATCACAAGCATAGCAATTACAGTGGCCTCACTTCGTACTGCCATTCACCGTGTTATTACATTTGACGCTCCAGCATTACTAACAGTAGGGCAATGCGTTGATAGCCATTGATTTTTCATGAATAAGATCCGGTGCCGGCGGCTAACTCGGTTGGTACCGGACTGCCAGAAAGTGATTGCAACTTCCGACGGTAGATACAGTACAAGGCATGGAAGCTATTTCCTATGTTCCACACCATGTTTACTAGTATATAAGCCGCGCGCCCCTGCGCGCGAGCGCAGGTAGCCATTTAATCTTATGATTGGTATACCTTGTTCACATAAGCATGACAAATATGTAGATGTTAATGAATACTAGCAAAACAGGAATGGATACTATTTTCTTTCCAGCTGCAAGCCTTGAAAACTAAACTGTGACAAGCAAAAAGGAAAAACGATAATGAGAACAGAGTGGGAAACTAAGAGACAGAAGCACAAATGTGATCGGCTTAAATCTCAAATGAATCGTGCATTTGTACCAACAGCTAAATTTGGTTGCAATAAGTACGCACTAAGAGTATTCGGGGTAGCTTTGAGCAGTACCGTAAATGAGTTGCAGCAAAAGTTACACTTTAAGCAGGTCATGTTCTAAAACTCTCCTGCATGGTGGGTCATGGATGAATGTTAACTAAAGTTGCCTTTGCACTCCACTCAGTCCAAACAACCGCTGTCCAAAGGTACTGCATCGCACGTAGCTATTTGTCCTCAAGAGTCTGCAATGAGTGTAGGATTGGATCAGTTGCAATGGAAGCTAGTAAAAAAAACAAACTAATTATTACACTGTAGTACGGTAACATGTAACGCAATTGAATTTACTCTATATGTTTCAAGCATCAGATGACCACCGATTTGTTTGTCACATATACTCTGAAGCCCCCACCCCCAAACAATATTAATTGTATTGTTATATACATGCACATTGTTTACTGAAGCccattgtcggtgcagaaagcgaccaactagtaaatatttgtagttttgctatacgttgtgattggaggtggcttagcgctcaatgacacaggatttatactggttcgggcaacgtgccctacgttcatttggggtcggtcggtgactttattcctgagcccagacgctcgaagtctgtagtgggggtacaaacgagaaggaggaagaaggggggatacaagaggttcggttggctccgaccggaaggatcacggtcggaactgggtggtcctgcggttgggagtgttgatgtcgatctagtgagtctgagcttgaagaagttgaTCTCTCTtcattggagggagcgcatccccttttatagatgaaggagatggctttataagtgagagggagagagtacagatatttctaagccttgctgcctacggtgataaaaactggataatggttgacgtcccccaatactgtcgatgtcgctgtaggatgtcagatgtgcacagggatcgagctatcttcttcaagaaggatggacgccggtacctacaaatacttctggatgcctagtggtatgtgaggagccgtgctatgttcacccggtatggcaaagggcttaccatatgggagtttctagcggcccctacaatactttgtgttagggtggctgcagagcactgtttcgtgcaggatatggtccctggtacagtggttttgacttgtgagccatgccttgcctttctccgcacgtcttctggttccttccgagcggggtgtccccggtcggatggccccagtcggctctcagtgcgccgatcggagaagagcggtgagtagggtt is from Miscanthus floridulus cultivar M001 chromosome 7, ASM1932011v1, whole genome shotgun sequence and encodes:
- the LOC136464234 gene encoding pectin acetylesterase 8-like isoform X1 — protein: MADRSLYAWWCCALPCALALVAADGFLVDITYVGSAVAKGAVCLDGSAPAYHLARGSGSGENSWLVHFEGGGWCNNVTTCLQRKRTRLGSSKEMATQIAFSGILSDTLDDNPDFHNWNKVKVRYCDGSSFTGDVEEVDPITKLHYRGSRIWQAVMEDLLAKGMDKAENALISGCSAGGLTSILHCDRFHDLLPPAARVKCLSDAGFFINEKDVAGVGYIAAFFNDVVTTHGSAKNLPPSCTSMLPPGMCFFPQNEVKQIKTPLFILNAAYDSWQVRNILVPGVADPHGQWHSCKHDIGQCSASQLRVLQGFRGDFLKEVSEQGNSDSRGLFINSCFVHCQSESQELWFSSDSPMLGNTTIANAVGDWFFDRSSFQKIDCPYPCDSTCHNRIYEDSSQA
- the LOC136464234 gene encoding pectin acetylesterase 8-like isoform X2, producing the protein MADRSLYAWWCCALPCALALVAADGFLVDITYVGSAVAKGAVCLDGSAPAYHLARGSGSGENSWLVHFEGGGWCNNVTTCLQRKRTRLGSSKEMATQIAFSGILSDTLDDNPDFHNWNKVKVRYCDGSSFTGDVEEVDPALISGCSAGGLTSILHCDRFHDLLPPAARVKCLSDAGFFINEKDVAGVGYIAAFFNDVVTTHGSAKNLPPSCTSMLPPGMCFFPQNEVKQIKTPLFILNAAYDSWQVRNILVPGVADPHGQWHSCKHDIGQCSASQLRVLQGFRGDFLKEVSEQGNSDSRGLFINSCFVHCQSESQELWFSSDSPMLGNTTIANAVGDWFFDRSSFQKIDCPYPCDSTCHNRIYEDSSQA